The DNA window TGGCCGCGCTCCACCCGAAGGCACGTTGCACATGCGCCTTGTCGACGAAACCGACACCCGTCTTCTCGTCGAACGCCAACGACGCGGCGGCCGGCTGCGCGGACACCGCGATCCCCACGAGGTTCACCGCGACGCAGGCGGCGGCCACCCGCAGACACCAAGGCATGGTCTCCCCGCTTTCTCCCCGGCCCTCTCCTGCGGCCCTCTTCTGCGGCCTTCTTCTGCGGACCGCAGTCAAGGTCATGATGACGAAGAGGTCCGTGCCGGGACGGGCGCCGGGATGACGTGCGACCGAACGGGTGAACGGTCCGGTGCCGTACCCGCTCATGCACTCCCGCCGCCGGCCGATATGAGAATGGGCACGCGGACGAGGGGGCCCGATGACCGAGGACCTGATCCTGATCGCCGAGGACGACGCTGACATCCGCGAGATGCTGGACTTCGTCCTCCACTCCGCCGGGTACGAGACGGTGAGCGTGGGTGACGGTCAAGCCGCCGCCCACGTGCTGACCACCCGGCATCCGACGGCGGTGATCACTGACGTCCGGATGCCGACGATCGACGGCATCGACCTGTGCCGGCTGGTACGCCGCACCGAGGGCAGCGGCACCGCGGTCCTGATGTTCACCGCCAACGCGCTGGGCAGCGAGGTCACGGCGGGCATGAACGCCGGCGCCGACCGGTACCTCACCAAGCCGATCTCCCCGCGCCACCTGCTCGCGGAGCTGCGGGAGGTGCTCGCCAGCAAGAGCGCCCACGAGCAACCGTGCGGGCAATGACGTCATGGATGCCGCATGTCGACGGGTTGACCCGCGCCTTCTGGCGCCTCACCGGCCGTCCGGTCGATCTGGCACGTCGCCATCAGTGGCTGGCTGCTCCGATG is part of the Actinoplanes missouriensis 431 genome and encodes:
- a CDS encoding response regulator transcription factor, which translates into the protein MTEDLILIAEDDADIREMLDFVLHSAGYETVSVGDGQAAAHVLTTRHPTAVITDVRMPTIDGIDLCRLVRRTEGSGTAVLMFTANALGSEVTAGMNAGADRYLTKPISPRHLLAELREVLASKSAHEQPCGQ